One part of the Orenia metallireducens genome encodes these proteins:
- a CDS encoding cysteine hydrolase family protein, producing MKRALLVIDVQNEYFFGKLPVTYPQESLSNITRAIEAARKQDIPVILVQHTASDSDATAFVKGSREWELHEEILKINYGHVIEKNLPSSFTGTELKELLEDEGVDTLVISGYMTQMCCDTTARQAFHLGYSVEFLSDATGTLDISNYVGEIRAKELHEAILITQAMKFSQVITTDEWIQRIE from the coding sequence ATGAAGAGAGCGTTATTAGTGATTGATGTGCAGAATGAGTACTTTTTTGGTAAATTACCGGTTACTTACCCACAAGAGAGCTTAAGTAATATAACTAGAGCAATTGAAGCTGCCAGAAAGCAAGATATTCCAGTTATCTTGGTTCAACATACTGCCTCAGATAGTGATGCAACTGCATTTGTGAAAGGAAGTAGAGAGTGGGAGTTGCATGAAGAGATTCTGAAAATAAATTATGGCCATGTGATTGAAAAGAACTTACCTAGTAGTTTTACCGGTACAGAATTGAAGGAATTATTGGAGGATGAAGGAGTAGATACTCTGGTTATTAGTGGATACATGACTCAGATGTGTTGTGATACTACTGCAAGGCAAGCATTTCACCTTGGATATTCAGTAGAGTTCTTATCTGATGCTACAGGAACATTAGATATATCAAATTATGTTGGTGAGATAAGAGCTAAAGAGTTGCATGAGGCTATATTGATAACTCAAGCAATGAAGTTTAGTCAAGTAATTACAACAGATGAATGGATTCAAAGGATAGAGTGA